DNA from Cupriavidus necator N-1:
GTGGTGCTCAAGCCGGCGGAACAGACGCCGGCCTCGATCCTGGTGCTGATGGAAGTGATCGGCGACCTGCTGCCGCCGGGCGTGATCAATGTGATCAACGGCTTCGGGCTGGAAGCCGGCAAGCCGCTGGCATCAAGCCCGCGCATCAGCAAGGTGGCGTTCACCGGCGAGACCACCACCGGCCGGCTGATCATGCAGTACGCGTCGCAGAACCTGATCCCGGTGACGCTGGAGCTGGGCGGCAAGTCGCCCAACATCTTCTTCGAGGACGTGCTGGCCGCCGACGACGCCTTCTTCGACAAGGCGCTGGAAGGCTTTGCCATGTTCGCGCTGAACCAGGGCGAAGTCTGCACCTGCCCGTCGCGCGCGCTGATCCAGGAATCGATCTACGACCGCTTCATGGAGCGCGCGCTTAAGCGCGTGGCCGCGATCCGCCAGGGCCATCCGCTCGACACCGGCACCATGATCGGCGCGCAGGCGTCCGCCGAACAACTGGAGAAGATCCTGTCGTACATCGACCTGGGCCGCAAGGAAGGCGCGCAGTGCCTCACCGGCGGCGAGCGCAACGTGCTGGACGGCGACCTCGCGGGCGGCTACTACGTCAAGCCAACGGTGTTTGCCGGCCACAACAAGATGCGGATCTTCCAGGAAGAGATCTTCGGGCCGGTGGTGTCGGTGACCACCTTCAAGGACGAGGAAGAGGCGCTGGCCATCGCCAACGACACGCTCTACGGGCTCGGTGCGGGTGTCTGGACACGTGACGGCGCGCGCGCATTCCGCATGGGCCGCGGCATCCAGGCGGGGCGCGTGTGGACCAACTGCTACCACGCCTACCCCGCGCATGCCGCATTCGGGGGCTACAAGCAGTCCGGCATCGGCCGCGAGAACCATCGCATGATGCTCGACCACTACCAGCAGACCAAGAACCTGCTGGTGAGCTACAGCCCCAACGCGCTCGGGTTCTTCTGACCATGGCGGGCTCGACGTCCGCTCCCGCCACCGCGCCGGTCGCACGCGTGGTGGCAACCCCGGCCGCGCTCACGCTGATCGCGGAGCTGGCCGCGCGGCATGGCCCGCTGATGTTCCACCAGTCCGGCGGCTGCTGCGACGGCAGCGCGCCGATGTGCTACCCCGCCGGCGAACTACTGGTGGGGCAGGCCGATGTCTGCCTGGGCGAGATCGGCGGCGCGCAGTTCTATATGACGCGGGCGCAGTTCGAGTACTGGCAGCACACGCGGCTGGTGATCGATGTGGTGCCAGGGGCAGGCGGGATGTTCTCGCTGGAGGGACGGACGGGGAAGCGGTTCCTGACCCGGTCGGAGTTGTTCAGCGATGAAGAGGCTGCGTGGCTGGCGGCACAGCCGGGGTTGTGAGGGTGATTGCTTGCTGATGTCGGTAGTTGCTTGCCGACGGAGTGCTCCCTCTCCCGCTTGCGGGAGAGGGAGCAAACAAGCGGTCGGCGGGACTGCCTCAGCGCTCCGATTCCGGCTCGCCTTCCAACCCCTCCCTCAACCTCCGATAGATCGTATTGCGCGACA
Protein-coding regions in this window:
- the adh gene encoding aldehyde dehydrogenase, encoding MNMAEIAQLGVNNPYKQQYENYIGGAWVPPAGGEYFESITPITGKPFTRVPRSGQQDVDAALDAAHAAKAAWAHTSTTERANILNRIADRIEANLKLLAVAESIDNGKPVRETTAADLPLAVDHFRYFAGCIRAQEGGISEIDADTIAYHFHEPLGVVGQIIPWNFPLLMATWKLAPALAAGNCVVLKPAEQTPASILVLMEVIGDLLPPGVINVINGFGLEAGKPLASSPRISKVAFTGETTTGRLIMQYASQNLIPVTLELGGKSPNIFFEDVLAADDAFFDKALEGFAMFALNQGEVCTCPSRALIQESIYDRFMERALKRVAAIRQGHPLDTGTMIGAQASAEQLEKILSYIDLGRKEGAQCLTGGERNVLDGDLAGGYYVKPTVFAGHNKMRIFQEEIFGPVVSVTTFKDEEEALAIANDTLYGLGAGVWTRDGARAFRMGRGIQAGRVWTNCYHAYPAHAAFGGYKQSGIGRENHRMMLDHYQQTKNLLVSYSPNALGFF
- a CDS encoding DUF779 domain-containing protein, whose amino-acid sequence is MAGSTSAPATAPVARVVATPAALTLIAELAARHGPLMFHQSGGCCDGSAPMCYPAGELLVGQADVCLGEIGGAQFYMTRAQFEYWQHTRLVIDVVPGAGGMFSLEGRTGKRFLTRSELFSDEEAAWLAAQPGL